One genomic region from Leptolyngbyaceae cyanobacterium JSC-12 encodes:
- a CDS encoding hypothetical protein (IMG reference gene:2510098432), giving the protein MKTDFNFPDKYLIGPVVFRPEFNAQSEVITANQAWSLFFTAGQEDKALGFNAEAGRFFTNLLLAIAAVGVLWAVLFSTVA; this is encoded by the coding sequence ATGAAAACGGACTTCAATTTTCCCGATAAGTATCTGATTGGTCCCGTTGTTTTCAGACCTGAGTTTAATGCTCAGTCTGAGGTGATTACCGCGAATCAGGCTTGGTCGCTGTTTTTTACCGCAGGGCAGGAAGACAAGGCGCTGGGCTTTAATGCAGAAGCGGGTCGCTTTTTCACTAATCTGTTGCTGGCGATCGCTGCTGTAGGTGTATTGTGGGCTGTATTGTTTAGCACTGTGGCATAG
- a CDS encoding hypothetical protein (IMG reference gene:2510098431~manually curated): MLSLISLAVSNFIRFLWCPTLIWIGLVGFFLAIFYAVQDGVARLRRLHQIPCSRCVFFSSDYRLKCAVHPCKALSEEAINCLDYEASAHRSRRFLTGQSSIKTPKSLA; the protein is encoded by the coding sequence ATGCTCTCCCTTATTAGTCTTGCTGTATCTAATTTCATCAGATTTTTATGGTGTCCAACTTTAATCTGGATAGGATTGGTTGGATTTTTCTTAGCAATTTTCTATGCTGTGCAGGATGGAGTTGCCAGATTAAGACGCTTACATCAAATTCCCTGCAGCCGTTGTGTATTCTTCAGTAGTGATTATCGCTTAAAGTGCGCAGTACACCCTTGTAAGGCATTATCTGAAGAAGCAATTAATTGTTTAGATTACGAAGCATCAGCTCATCGATCCAGGCGATTCCTAACAGGACAATCCTCTATAAAAACCCCCAAATCCCTCGCTTGA
- a CDS encoding hypothetical protein (IMG reference gene:2510098434~PFAM: Tetratricopeptide repeat), with product MHDGMFVVLAGFVAGLVGLVPMAELSGMAQTVEQTVGQTIPQRKSDADKLLQQGTQQAQAQQFEAAKQTLQQAVQIYRALQDLQGGAIALMRLGNVSQNLSEYEPAIAYYQQALRIFQQTNARDKEAEALMNLGHGYEVLARYEQAMRYYEQTRLIYQQLTNQHGVAEALLGLGTVYESLAQYENAIRYYEQSLAIARGLLKNRRLEGRALGSLGTAYLAFGDYTKAISFHEQSLTIKRETQDRLEEGRVLSDMGVAYLSLGNTDQAISLYTQSLQIAWELRDRRGEAIALRNLGKAYEALGRYDRAIESHRKSLVIAQEIGDRQGEGESLINLGVAYRTRGDSARAMEYHQLSLGITREIGDRRSEGSALGNLGMNYYAQGNYTQAIKYHEQRLAIAREIGDRQGEGNAMGNLGNAYRAQGNYAKAIEFHERRLAITRAIKETRGQGQSLGFLGLVYRSLGNYPKAIDYYKQSLEIAIQLNDRLGKAKSLGYLGNAYHDQGDYQEAIKYHQASLEAAQEISDRRGEGKSLGYLGNAYVAQGKYLEAIRYYQASLEIAQAVNDRRGQAKTLGSLGNAYLAIGDYAKAIDLHKSGLEMARQIKNRDGERIALSYIGATLQKQNQPELAIVFYKQSVNTSESIRQEIKKLPRDLQEIYTSSVAGTYRSLADLLLTQGRIREAQSILELLKVQEVRSYGNEDTDSLPVQLPFHPLEAKTLQTFEEQVTEKSLTPETLITLSQFLTRNRDRITQESNKILSELGNPQAILKAKPETLLIQNLVVGDKFWVVWTDAQGNGTAIVVPSVTQAQLTATVQKFRQQIGSPFSNLDALKATSTQLYNWLVPPPLQTELAKNPKQALIFSLDHVTRYIPVAALHDGNQYLAQRYALSNMITTESDMNDRFSPNGELPTVLALGTSKAFSTFAPLPNVPAELNAIVQDGNNQGIYPGKIHLDEAFTADTLRENIASFRVLHIATHGSFNPRSITESFLLLGNGNRLPITEIASLNQLHSTHLVVLSACETGLSRSAQDGTEISGISGYFLHRGAKSVLASLWLVNDASTSLLMQQFYKQLAKGTMTKAAALQRAQLELLQGNLTAKDAPQRSDILIAAEPGTWSTQGRSPDFSHPYYWAPFILIGNSL from the coding sequence ATGCACGACGGAATGTTCGTTGTTTTGGCTGGATTTGTTGCAGGGCTGGTGGGATTGGTGCCGATGGCTGAGTTGTCAGGCATGGCACAGACTGTAGAGCAGACTGTGGGGCAGACAATCCCTCAACGCAAGTCAGATGCCGACAAGCTTTTACAACAGGGTACCCAGCAAGCCCAGGCTCAGCAGTTTGAAGCGGCGAAGCAGACTTTGCAGCAAGCAGTGCAAATTTATCGAGCATTGCAAGACCTTCAGGGCGGGGCAATTGCACTTATGCGCCTGGGGAATGTGTCTCAGAATTTATCTGAGTATGAACCTGCGATCGCGTACTACCAACAAGCCCTCAGGATTTTTCAGCAGACGAATGCCCGCGATAAGGAAGCAGAGGCACTGATGAACCTGGGGCATGGCTATGAGGTACTTGCCCGGTATGAACAAGCCATGCGCTACTATGAGCAGACGCGATTAATTTATCAGCAACTAACTAATCAGCATGGGGTGGCTGAAGCACTGCTTGGGCTGGGTACGGTGTACGAGTCTTTGGCTCAGTATGAGAACGCCATCCGCTATTACGAACAAAGTCTAGCGATCGCCCGCGGACTCCTCAAAAACCGTCGGCTTGAAGGACGAGCACTAGGCAGTTTAGGGACGGCTTACCTGGCGTTTGGCGATTACACGAAAGCGATTTCTTTCCATGAACAGAGCTTAACCATTAAACGGGAAACTCAGGATCGTCTAGAGGAAGGACGGGTACTCAGTGATATGGGAGTTGCCTATCTTTCATTAGGCAACACAGACCAGGCAATTTCCCTCTACACTCAGAGTTTGCAGATTGCCTGGGAGCTGCGAGATCGCCGGGGAGAAGCGATCGCCTTGCGAAATTTGGGTAAAGCCTACGAAGCACTGGGGCGATATGATCGGGCAATCGAGTCTCATCGTAAGAGTTTAGTGATCGCCCAGGAGATTGGTGATCGGCAGGGAGAAGGAGAATCTTTGATTAATCTGGGGGTTGCCTATCGCACGCGGGGAGACTCGGCAAGAGCAATGGAATATCACCAACTGAGTCTAGGAATTACTCGCGAGATTGGTGATCGCCGCAGCGAAGGATCAGCATTGGGCAACCTAGGGATGAACTATTACGCTCAGGGCAACTATACACAAGCTATCAAATATCATGAGCAACGGTTAGCCATTGCCCGCGAGATTGGCGATCGCCAGGGGGAAGGAAATGCGATGGGGAACCTAGGGAATGCCTATCGGGCGCAAGGAAACTATGCTAAAGCGATCGAATTTCATGAACGGCGTTTAGCCATTACGCGCGCGATTAAAGAAACACGTGGTCAGGGACAATCTTTGGGATTTTTAGGACTGGTGTATCGGTCGCTGGGAAACTATCCCAAAGCGATTGATTACTACAAGCAAAGCCTGGAAATTGCGATTCAGCTTAATGATCGATTGGGCAAAGCCAAGTCATTGGGTTATCTGGGCAACGCCTATCATGACCAGGGCGACTATCAAGAGGCGATCAAATATCACCAGGCAAGTTTAGAGGCTGCCCAGGAAATTAGCGATCGCCGGGGAGAAGGAAAGTCACTTGGATACCTGGGCAATGCTTACGTTGCGCAGGGGAAGTATCTAGAAGCTATCCGGTATTACCAAGCCAGTCTAGAAATTGCTCAAGCAGTGAATGATCGACGTGGGCAAGCAAAAACCTTAGGCTCACTGGGCAATGCCTACTTAGCAATTGGGGACTATGCCAAGGCGATCGACCTGCACAAGTCAGGATTGGAAATGGCACGTCAAATCAAAAATCGTGATGGGGAACGCATTGCGTTGAGCTACATTGGCGCAACGTTACAAAAGCAAAATCAACCTGAGTTAGCCATCGTTTTTTACAAGCAATCTGTCAATACTAGTGAATCCATTCGCCAAGAAATTAAGAAACTACCAAGAGACTTACAAGAGATTTATACAAGTTCTGTGGCTGGAACCTATCGCAGTTTAGCGGATTTACTATTGACTCAGGGGCGCATTCGGGAAGCCCAATCAATTTTAGAACTCTTAAAGGTTCAAGAAGTTCGTAGTTATGGTAATGAAGACACGGATTCATTGCCAGTTCAACTTCCTTTCCATCCCCTCGAAGCCAAAACACTCCAGACATTTGAAGAGCAGGTTACTGAAAAATCCTTGACTCCGGAAACCCTGATCACCCTCAGCCAATTCCTGACTCGCAACCGCGATCGCATCACTCAGGAAAGTAACAAAATTCTCAGTGAACTTGGGAATCCCCAAGCCATTCTCAAGGCAAAACCGGAGACACTGCTGATTCAAAATCTAGTGGTTGGCGATAAGTTCTGGGTAGTGTGGACTGATGCGCAGGGCAACGGCACTGCGATCGTCGTTCCCAGCGTCACGCAGGCTCAACTGACCGCAACAGTTCAAAAATTCCGCCAGCAAATTGGCTCACCCTTCAGCAACTTAGATGCGCTCAAAGCGACCAGCACTCAACTCTACAACTGGTTGGTGCCGCCCCCTCTGCAAACCGAACTGGCGAAAAATCCTAAACAAGCTCTGATTTTCTCGCTTGATCATGTTACCCGCTACATCCCAGTTGCCGCTTTGCATGATGGGAACCAATATTTGGCACAACGCTATGCACTGTCTAATATGATCACGACCGAGAGTGACATGAACGATCGCTTCTCTCCCAATGGGGAATTGCCAACTGTCCTGGCGCTGGGAACTTCTAAAGCTTTCTCAACCTTTGCTCCACTCCCCAATGTCCCGGCTGAGCTTAATGCGATCGTTCAGGATGGCAATAATCAAGGGATCTATCCTGGTAAGATTCACCTGGATGAAGCGTTTACGGCTGATACGCTACGCGAAAATATTGCCTCCTTCCGCGTGCTGCACATTGCCACGCATGGTAGTTTCAACCCCAGAAGCATTACAGAGTCTTTTTTACTGTTGGGCAACGGCAATCGCCTCCCCATTACAGAAATTGCCAGCCTCAACCAACTCCACTCTACCCATCTCGTTGTTCTAAGTGCTTGCGAAACCGGGTTGAGTAGGTCTGCCCAGGACGGTACTGAAATCTCTGGCATCAGTGGTTACTTTCTACATCGAGGAGCCAAATCTGTCCTTGCCTCTCTCTGGCTGGTGAATGATGCCAGTACTAGTCTCCTGATGCAACAGTTTTATAAACAATTAGCAAAGGGCACCATGACTAAAGCCGCTGCGCTCCAGCGAGCGCAACTGGAATTACTGCAAGGCAATCTTACGGCTAAAGATGCCCCTCAGCGGTCCGATATCCTGATTGCAGCAGAACCAGGAACTTGGTCAACCCAAGGGCGATCGCCCGATTTTTCCCATCCTTACTACTGGGCACCCTTCATCTTGATTGGCAATAGCTTGTGA
- a CDS encoding Chlorophyll A-B binding protein (IMG reference gene:2510098433~PFAM: Chlorophyll A-B binding protein) has protein sequence MVRGQVMEEGGRANVYAVEPKMYVDDTQKFGFNEYAEKLNGRLAMIGFVATLALEVVTGHGVIGWLTGL, from the coding sequence ATGGTTCGTGGACAGGTGATGGAAGAAGGCGGACGCGCGAATGTCTATGCGGTTGAACCCAAGATGTATGTGGATGACACCCAAAAATTTGGCTTCAATGAATACGCTGAAAAGTTGAATGGAAGGTTGGCAATGATTGGTTTTGTTGCAACTCTGGCACTAGAAGTTGTCACCGGGCATGGTGTGATTGGGTGGCTAACAGGGCTGTAA
- a CDS encoding putative hydrolase or acyltransferase of alpha/beta superfamily (IMG reference gene:2510098430), which produces MSELPDALWLNVSAALQGFDRPLLKSLSHHVSIAQWQYYQPQDEGLSLETALVLLHDYLKQHPRPIHLLGHGTGGLLALLYTRRYSERVRSLTLLSVGVHPAVDWQAHYYAQLQLLPYSRRMLLTQTVFNLFGYQSPPIARELQQLLERDLESSLSPHSLYQRVSFFPGGVTVPLLVCGSNTDMVIDPNLLQGWQPWLKPGDRLWVCPDGRYFFHFFHPQLVSQQITQFWISQQPQTNTNISLEVISSNKSR; this is translated from the coding sequence ATGTCTGAACTGCCCGATGCTCTCTGGCTCAATGTAAGTGCGGCTCTACAGGGATTTGATCGCCCGTTGCTTAAATCTTTATCTCATCATGTTTCTATTGCACAGTGGCAATATTACCAACCGCAGGATGAGGGGTTGTCTTTAGAAACTGCACTAGTTTTACTCCATGATTATTTGAAACAACATCCTCGTCCAATTCATCTGCTAGGGCATGGCACAGGTGGATTGTTGGCATTGCTTTACACTCGTCGCTATTCTGAACGGGTGCGATCGCTAACGCTATTATCTGTGGGGGTACACCCTGCGGTCGATTGGCAGGCTCATTACTATGCCCAACTGCAACTCTTGCCCTATTCGCGTAGAATGCTGTTAACCCAAACGGTGTTCAACCTATTTGGTTACCAGTCTCCTCCAATTGCACGAGAACTTCAACAGTTATTAGAGCGAGATCTAGAGAGTTCTTTATCACCTCATAGTTTGTATCAGAGGGTCAGTTTTTTCCCAGGTGGAGTAACGGTGCCTCTTTTAGTATGTGGCAGCAACACAGATATGGTGATTGATCCTAATTTGTTACAGGGATGGCAACCTTGGTTAAAACCGGGCGATCGCCTTTGGGTTTGCCCTGATGGGCGTTACTTCTTCCATTTCTTTCATCCACAACTTGTGAGTCAGCAAATTACTCAGTTTTGGATTTCTCAGCAGCCACAAACTAACACAAACATAAGTTTAGAAGTAATTTCTTCCAATAAGTCCAGGTAA